A region from the Sandaracinus amylolyticus genome encodes:
- the nudC gene encoding NAD(+) diphosphatase, whose protein sequence is MDIARVFLVTHPKGLVLRDASPLLDEGDLLALGLDAASARRVGELGGATSWVCSLARDALPPPYSAIGLRALHAMVGAEVFGCAMRAVQLAGFVDTHRFCGRCATPTVPVEGERALRCPACELTSYPRISPVVIGLVRRGDRALLARSPRFPMPFYSTLAGFVEIGETLEEALAREVREEVGIEIGAIRYFGSQPWPYPHQLMIGFMAEWTSGEVRVDGVEIADAQWFRADELPMVPAPMSIARQLIDAWAREAR, encoded by the coding sequence ATGGACATCGCGCGCGTCTTCCTCGTCACTCACCCGAAGGGCCTGGTTCTCCGCGACGCGAGCCCGCTGCTCGACGAAGGCGATCTGCTCGCGCTCGGCCTCGACGCCGCGAGCGCGCGCCGCGTCGGCGAGCTCGGCGGCGCGACGTCGTGGGTGTGCTCGCTCGCGCGCGACGCGCTCCCGCCGCCCTACTCCGCGATCGGCCTGCGCGCCCTGCACGCGATGGTCGGCGCCGAGGTGTTCGGCTGCGCGATGCGCGCGGTGCAGCTCGCGGGCTTCGTCGACACCCATCGCTTCTGCGGTCGCTGCGCGACGCCGACCGTGCCCGTCGAGGGCGAGCGCGCGCTGCGCTGCCCAGCGTGCGAGCTGACGTCGTACCCGCGCATCTCGCCCGTCGTGATCGGCCTCGTGCGACGAGGCGATCGCGCGCTGCTCGCGCGCAGCCCGCGGTTCCCGATGCCGTTCTACAGCACCCTCGCGGGCTTCGTGGAGATCGGCGAGACGCTCGAGGAAGCGCTCGCGCGCGAGGTGCGCGAGGAGGTCGGGATCGAGATCGGCGCGATCCGCTACTTCGGCAGCCAGCCCTGGCCGTACCCGCACCAGCTCATGATCGGATTCATGGCGGAGTGGACGTCCGGCGAGGTGCGCGTCGACGGCGTCGAGATCGCCGACGCGCAGTGGTTCCGCGCGGACGAGCTCCCGATGGTGCCGGCGCCGATGAGCATCGCGCGACAGCTGATCGACGCATGGGCGCGCGAGGCGCGATAA
- a CDS encoding endonuclease/exonuclease/phosphatase family protein yields MPTANDELRLLTWNVDGLDESQLGDRMERLCLEILIGGDLARAASGAPTAPMPHVLALQEVVRVAHRAYFAPHLAAAGFTLWPDTPIDREHYEVIAARAPWTIEHCERRAFADSPLARAGTIATLRHAPSDRRLVVITAHMESLRSGGESRLAQAREIATWMRDAREGAVFAGDTNLRESEWDVLAPELGVHDVFLELGAPKSARATWRPENDRRSGLRFDRVWTSGSIEARSMRLRSVPRASDHAGVEVSLAV; encoded by the coding sequence GTGCCCACCGCGAACGACGAGCTCCGCCTGCTCACCTGGAACGTCGACGGTCTCGACGAGTCGCAGCTCGGCGACCGCATGGAGCGCCTCTGCCTCGAGATCCTGATCGGCGGCGATCTCGCGCGCGCCGCGTCGGGCGCGCCGACCGCGCCCATGCCGCACGTGCTCGCGCTGCAGGAGGTCGTGCGCGTGGCGCACCGCGCGTACTTCGCGCCGCACCTCGCGGCCGCGGGGTTCACGCTGTGGCCCGACACGCCGATCGATCGCGAGCACTACGAGGTGATCGCCGCGCGCGCGCCGTGGACGATCGAGCACTGCGAGCGTCGCGCCTTCGCCGACAGCCCGCTCGCGCGCGCGGGCACGATCGCGACGCTCCGGCACGCGCCCTCCGATCGGCGCCTGGTCGTGATCACCGCGCACATGGAGAGCCTGCGCAGCGGCGGCGAGTCACGGCTCGCGCAGGCGCGCGAGATCGCGACGTGGATGCGCGACGCGCGCGAGGGCGCGGTCTTCGCGGGCGACACGAACCTGCGCGAGAGCGAGTGGGACGTGCTCGCGCCCGAGCTCGGCGTGCACGACGTGTTCCTCGAGCTCGGTGCGCCCAAGAGCGCCCGCGCGACGTGGCGCCCGGAGAACGACCGCCGGAGCGGGCTCCGCTTCGATCGCGTGTGGACCTCGGGATCGATCGAGGCGCGCTCGATGCGCCTCCGGAGCGTGCCGCGCGCGAGCGATCACGCCGGGGTCGAGGTGTCGCTCGCCGTGTGA
- a CDS encoding MopE-related protein → MSTRRVRAIALSWWLGALLLAGCGEDHERDDAGMLDAAARNECEVDDDCDDGRFCNGAERCDPSSSAAADDGCAPATAPCPADACDEAADRCEGDCAEPDRDGDGERATACGGPDCDDDDRDRFSGNTEVCDAAAHDEDCDAATFGARDADGDGIDSVACCNVDGAGARVCATDCDDDAAAVYPGATEVCNDVDDDCDMLVDEGRRLTLWPDADDDGRGDDDAAAAPMSGCAEREGWVLLRGDCDDGEPTRHTGASEVCNAIDDDCDGLVDDVNPGVVVCQSGQSVACVNACGAAGTSTCRADCLGYATCVASEACNGCDDDANGAIDDGFECARGVSEACTNRCGVAGTRVCASDCTWAGACTASEACNYCDDDGNEGFLDERPLATTDASGTLMCSGAGDTFGVASCDGIGSDPLQIYATLLDGSAVDTAGAFWLDRSWYVGWGRVRIELTVEARTTGSGMPLGGWSLVLARGGSGDLGAPSDRGVPTTLQGVSFDWHWSGFSVFSPYPAQNDVFRYRRHGAGGGIRGSSNGSDGEDVVNGDADLDAGGSSWVAQRLIVDYQPDDPRTAANEEIVTLTVNGGTQTHRADGSSSTIDPANDMPVGSPLRIGLTAGTFSRTVEGVTFGAPVEARVHLATFEPPRGPGSGTWTYYVPVTREDVCPGL, encoded by the coding sequence ATGTCGACTCGTCGGGTGCGCGCGATCGCGCTGTCGTGGTGGCTCGGGGCGCTCCTGCTCGCCGGCTGCGGCGAAGACCACGAGCGCGACGACGCGGGGATGCTCGACGCGGCGGCGCGCAACGAGTGCGAGGTCGACGACGACTGCGACGACGGCCGCTTCTGCAACGGCGCGGAGCGCTGCGATCCGAGCTCGAGCGCCGCGGCCGACGACGGCTGCGCGCCCGCGACGGCGCCCTGCCCCGCCGACGCGTGCGACGAAGCGGCCGATCGCTGCGAGGGCGACTGCGCCGAGCCCGATCGCGACGGCGACGGCGAGCGCGCGACGGCGTGCGGCGGCCCCGACTGCGACGACGACGATCGCGATCGCTTCTCCGGCAACACCGAGGTCTGCGACGCCGCCGCGCACGACGAGGACTGCGACGCGGCCACGTTCGGCGCGCGCGACGCCGACGGCGACGGGATCGACTCCGTCGCGTGCTGCAACGTCGACGGCGCGGGCGCGCGCGTCTGCGCCACCGACTGCGACGACGACGCGGCCGCCGTGTACCCGGGCGCGACCGAGGTCTGCAACGACGTCGACGACGACTGCGACATGCTCGTCGACGAGGGACGCCGCCTCACGCTCTGGCCCGACGCCGACGACGACGGTCGCGGCGACGACGACGCGGCGGCCGCGCCGATGAGCGGCTGCGCCGAGCGCGAGGGCTGGGTGCTCCTGCGCGGCGACTGCGACGACGGCGAGCCCACGCGACACACCGGCGCGAGCGAGGTGTGCAACGCGATCGACGACGACTGCGACGGCCTCGTCGACGACGTGAATCCCGGCGTCGTCGTGTGCCAGTCCGGTCAGTCGGTCGCATGCGTGAACGCGTGCGGCGCGGCGGGCACGTCGACGTGTCGCGCGGACTGTCTCGGCTACGCGACGTGCGTCGCGAGCGAGGCGTGCAACGGGTGCGACGACGACGCGAACGGCGCGATCGACGACGGCTTCGAGTGCGCGCGCGGCGTGAGCGAGGCGTGCACCAACCGGTGCGGTGTCGCCGGCACGCGCGTGTGCGCGAGCGACTGCACGTGGGCCGGCGCATGCACCGCGAGCGAGGCCTGCAACTACTGCGACGACGACGGCAACGAGGGCTTCCTCGACGAGCGACCGCTCGCGACCACCGATGCGTCGGGCACGCTGATGTGCAGCGGCGCGGGCGACACGTTCGGCGTCGCGAGCTGCGACGGCATCGGGAGCGACCCGCTCCAGATCTACGCCACGCTGCTCGATGGAAGCGCGGTCGACACCGCGGGCGCGTTCTGGCTCGACCGCAGCTGGTACGTCGGCTGGGGCCGCGTGCGCATCGAGCTCACGGTCGAGGCGCGCACGACCGGAAGCGGCATGCCGCTCGGCGGCTGGTCGCTCGTGCTCGCACGCGGCGGCAGCGGCGACCTCGGCGCGCCGTCCGACCGCGGTGTGCCCACCACGCTGCAGGGCGTGTCGTTCGACTGGCACTGGAGCGGCTTCAGCGTGTTCTCGCCGTACCCCGCGCAGAACGACGTGTTCCGCTATCGCCGCCACGGCGCGGGCGGCGGCATCCGCGGCAGCAGCAACGGCTCGGACGGCGAGGACGTCGTGAACGGCGACGCGGACCTCGACGCCGGCGGATCGAGCTGGGTCGCGCAGCGCCTGATCGTCGACTACCAGCCCGACGATCCGCGCACCGCGGCGAACGAGGAGATCGTCACGCTCACCGTGAACGGCGGCACGCAAACCCATCGCGCCGACGGGAGCAGCTCGACGATCGATCCAGCGAACGACATGCCGGTCGGCTCGCCGCTGCGCATCGGGCTCACCGCGGGGACGTTCTCGCGCACCGTCGAGGGCGTGACGTTCGGCGCGCCGGTCGAGGCGCGCGTGCACCTCGCGACGTTCGAGCCGCCGCGCGGACCGGGCTCGGGCACCTGGACGTACTACGTCCCGGTCACGCGCGAGGACGTCTGCCCGGGGCTCTGA
- a CDS encoding GNAT family N-acetyltransferase has translation MHHIREIDPTSDEEIEIVARRMRETLVEVLGAERGTAMYTMEWLRDRVRFHLDPARSTAVVYLAEDASGHVTGHTIVRLDVDEAERPVGLFSTTFVEPACRRSSIASELLRRGEAWIREQRMPRAITYTDEHNVKLIRLYEKHGYTRSPMGSAMVQLAKPLDA, from the coding sequence ATGCACCACATCCGCGAGATCGATCCCACGTCCGACGAGGAGATCGAGATCGTCGCGCGGCGCATGCGCGAGACGCTCGTCGAGGTGCTCGGCGCCGAGCGCGGGACCGCGATGTACACGATGGAGTGGCTGCGCGATCGCGTGCGCTTCCATCTCGATCCGGCGCGCAGCACCGCCGTCGTCTACCTCGCCGAGGACGCGAGCGGGCACGTCACCGGGCACACGATCGTCAGGCTCGACGTCGACGAGGCGGAGCGCCCGGTCGGGCTCTTCTCGACGACGTTCGTCGAGCCCGCGTGTCGGCGCTCGTCGATCGCGAGCGAGCTGCTCCGCCGTGGAGAAGCGTGGATCCGCGAGCAGCGCATGCCGCGCGCGATCACCTACACCGACGAGCACAACGTGAAGCTGATCCGCCTCTACGAGAAGCACGGCTACACGCGCTCGCCGATGGGCTCCGCGATGGTGCAGCTCGCGAAGCCGCTCGATGCGTGA
- a CDS encoding zinc-binding dehydrogenase, with translation MKTNEIVMNGGTLEARERELAPLAGGQVLLRVEATGVSFAEVQMRRGRYPGQPAFPFVPGYDVVGRVIAVGAGVAPSWIGARAAAMTHVGGWAAHVVLDADALVPVPEGLDAAEVVALVVNGATAWKMLHRVARVRAGQTIVVHGAGGGVGTILVQLARLAGARVIGTCRGAQRASIEALGAIAIDYETGRVLEQVRAIAPDGVDAVFDHVGGASLRASWAMLATRGTLVSYGSASTRDAQGSAWTPIVLNMLRALAWSVLPSRRRARVFDVWGRSSLGANAMLRPARFRRELREDLAQVLALLETGALRAQVAARYSLRDAGLALQRHERGDLVGKIVLVPELPAAARAAA, from the coding sequence ATGAAGACGAACGAGATCGTGATGAACGGCGGAACGCTCGAGGCCCGAGAGCGCGAGCTCGCGCCGCTCGCAGGCGGCCAGGTGCTGCTGCGGGTCGAGGCGACCGGCGTGTCGTTCGCCGAGGTGCAGATGCGACGCGGGCGCTATCCGGGGCAGCCGGCCTTCCCGTTCGTGCCGGGCTACGACGTGGTCGGGCGCGTGATCGCGGTCGGCGCGGGCGTCGCGCCTTCGTGGATCGGCGCGCGCGCTGCGGCGATGACGCACGTCGGCGGCTGGGCCGCGCACGTCGTGCTCGACGCCGACGCGCTCGTGCCGGTCCCGGAGGGGCTCGACGCCGCGGAGGTGGTCGCGCTCGTCGTGAACGGCGCGACCGCGTGGAAGATGCTGCACCGCGTGGCGCGGGTGCGCGCCGGGCAGACGATCGTCGTGCACGGCGCGGGCGGCGGCGTGGGCACGATCCTCGTGCAGCTCGCGCGTCTGGCCGGGGCCCGTGTGATCGGCACGTGCCGCGGCGCGCAGCGCGCGAGCATCGAGGCGCTGGGCGCGATCGCGATCGACTACGAGACCGGACGCGTGCTCGAGCAGGTGCGCGCGATCGCGCCGGACGGAGTCGATGCGGTGTTCGATCACGTCGGCGGCGCGAGCCTGCGCGCGTCGTGGGCGATGCTCGCGACCCGCGGCACGCTGGTGTCGTACGGCAGTGCGTCGACGCGTGATGCCCAGGGCTCGGCGTGGACGCCGATCGTGCTCAACATGCTGCGCGCGCTCGCGTGGAGCGTGCTGCCGTCGCGCCGGCGCGCGCGGGTGTTCGACGTGTGGGGCCGGAGCAGCCTCGGCGCGAACGCGATGCTGCGTCCGGCGCGCTTCCGTCGCGAGCTCCGCGAGGATCTCGCGCAGGTGCTCGCGCTGCTCGAGACCGGCGCGCTGCGCGCGCAGGTCGCGGCGCGATACTCGCTGCGCGACGCGGGTCTCGCGCTCCAGCGGCACGAGCGCGGCGATCTCGTCGGCAAGATCGTGCTCGTGCCCGAGCTGCCGGCGGCCGCACGCGCCGCCGCGTGA
- a CDS encoding MYXO-CTERM sorting domain-containing protein, producing the protein MRARFLRALPLAIALTLAPDVARAQQFVLIDVMFTFTKEDADTSEPSRSHYYVTDLDPERPRDWTSPIDYRNGTVHIRTEVIHKPAGGEITQWVLCYIPNRGIGQGYGCTGTGTYTEEGVYDVDVGMRDWWENGSIDWTQGIREMHLVMKDSDSGGGFAHLRPDPEEFFPTTMRITMVQVAAGATYDPSVIPATPGVTPDAGVPPVEEDAGTITEDDAGTAPSDPVDAGRPFDAGTEPTAPPPSPPAPGASGTIHGGCAVTHDRRDPSALVLVLLGAVALLRRRRR; encoded by the coding sequence ATGCGAGCCCGCTTCCTCCGCGCCCTTCCGCTGGCCATCGCGCTCACCCTCGCGCCCGACGTCGCTCGTGCACAGCAGTTCGTGCTGATCGACGTGATGTTCACGTTCACGAAGGAAGACGCGGACACGTCCGAGCCGAGCCGCTCGCACTACTACGTCACCGACCTCGACCCCGAGCGTCCGCGCGACTGGACCTCGCCGATCGACTACCGCAACGGCACCGTCCACATCCGCACCGAGGTGATCCACAAGCCGGCAGGCGGCGAGATCACGCAGTGGGTGCTCTGTTACATCCCGAACCGCGGGATCGGGCAGGGCTACGGCTGCACCGGCACCGGCACGTACACCGAGGAAGGCGTCTACGACGTCGACGTCGGCATGCGCGACTGGTGGGAGAACGGCTCGATCGACTGGACGCAGGGCATCCGCGAGATGCACCTCGTCATGAAGGACTCGGACAGCGGAGGCGGCTTCGCGCACCTGCGCCCCGACCCCGAGGAGTTCTTCCCGACGACGATGCGCATCACGATGGTGCAGGTCGCCGCGGGCGCGACGTACGATCCGAGCGTCATCCCGGCGACGCCCGGTGTGACGCCCGACGCCGGCGTGCCGCCGGTCGAAGAAGACGCAGGCACGATCACCGAGGACGACGCGGGCACGGCGCCGAGCGATCCCGTCGATGCGGGTCGCCCGTTCGACGCGGGCACCGAGCCCACTGCGCCGCCGCCCTCGCCGCCGGCGCCGGGCGCGAGCGGCACGATCCACGGCGGCTGCGCGGTGACCCACGATCGCCGTGATCCGTCGGCGCTCGTGCTCGTGCTGCTGGGGGCGGTCGCGCTGCTGCGACGACGACGTCGATGA
- a CDS encoding LysR family transcriptional regulator: MNLRSVDLNLLVVLDALLEERHVTRAGKRLGLSQPAASNALERLRAMFGDPLLERTRDGLRPTPRAESLRPALRDALESTARLVARARPDLSTIVQTVRWSVVDYGLPLFVPPLLASLAEHAPGIDLVVSPWSGAEDALAAVSDGALDLAVSVHAPGASELRWQRLFEERYVVAMRADHPARRRFTLERWLALPHVVVSGRGQASGALDAALAARGLSRRVGLVVPSFLAVPAIVAGSDLVALVPERVLRAVVCPGIVAREPPLAVSGFEVGLGWHPRRDGDLATMRVAQEIVRIARAEIRAPGRRPRA, encoded by the coding sequence GTGAATCTCCGCTCGGTGGACCTGAACCTGCTCGTCGTGCTCGACGCGCTGCTCGAGGAGCGCCACGTGACGCGCGCGGGCAAGCGGCTCGGCCTCTCGCAGCCCGCGGCGAGCAACGCGCTCGAGCGGCTGCGCGCGATGTTCGGCGACCCCCTGCTCGAGCGTACCCGCGACGGACTGCGTCCCACGCCGCGCGCCGAGTCGCTGCGGCCCGCGCTGCGCGATGCGCTCGAGAGCACGGCGCGCCTCGTCGCGCGCGCGCGGCCCGACCTCTCCACGATCGTGCAGACGGTGCGTTGGTCCGTCGTCGACTACGGGCTGCCGCTCTTCGTGCCGCCGCTCCTCGCGTCGCTCGCCGAGCACGCGCCCGGGATCGACCTCGTGGTCTCGCCGTGGTCGGGCGCCGAGGACGCGCTCGCCGCGGTGAGCGACGGAGCGCTCGACCTCGCGGTGTCGGTGCACGCGCCCGGCGCGTCCGAGCTGCGCTGGCAGCGGCTCTTCGAGGAGCGCTACGTCGTCGCGATGCGCGCGGACCATCCGGCGCGGCGACGCTTCACGCTCGAGCGCTGGCTCGCGCTCCCGCACGTCGTGGTGTCGGGGCGCGGTCAGGCCAGCGGCGCGCTCGACGCGGCGCTCGCGGCGCGCGGGCTCTCGCGGCGCGTCGGGCTCGTGGTGCCGAGCTTCCTCGCGGTGCCCGCGATCGTCGCGGGCAGCGATCTCGTCGCGCTGGTGCCGGAGCGCGTGCTCCGCGCGGTCGTGTGCCCCGGCATCGTCGCGCGCGAGCCACCGCTCGCGGTGAGCGGCTTCGAGGTGGGGCTCGGCTGGCATCCGCGTCGCGACGGAGACCTCGCGACGATGCGCGTCGCGCAGGAGATCGTGCGCATCGCGCGCGCCGAGATCAGAGCCCCGGGCAGACGTCCTCGCGCGTGA
- a CDS encoding PAS domain S-box protein — protein sequence MRAIGKHAEALGRAVLAMLPPALVLVLQLAVWRLFEPYAWFMFVPALFLSARVARPRVAILVSAATTLAIWWFFVPPYGALGKDARHALPAIVFFSTAIVFSAFHERLRRARNAKSAARDAESRLASLVEQAPDGVFVADLEGRYVDVNPSACRMLGYTRDELLGMSIVDLLRPEDVPRLRASRERLLDGRIEVGEWLLRRKDGVLVPVEVSARIPPRGRWQAVVRDVSERHRIERELRERQADLRSAQALAKIGSWRVDVTRGEIVWSEETHRIFGTPRGTELSYETFLDAVHPDDREYVDRMWRAAMQGAHYDIEHRLLIDGEVKWVRERAELVVDEQGQVHGGIGTTQDVTDRKRIELALQDAERRAVESANRIRALSDAAAAINDAVARLPDASVESVMDVIGAQARLLVGTQYVAIGVGTDPSAPFEHWIELGTIPEHVSAAGRAVLRVPIRHRGGIVGDLFLAREHDAPPFTDDDERLVDLLASRAGAALEIARLYRKVALSRAWMHTVVDQMPEGVLLLDASGHVVADNRSLRAYAPAGERARDPFGNPVPLDLLCADGQSLAPDEMPYVAAIVRGERFAGREHQVRRRDGSVVAVLVGVSPVLSDAGELTGAVMIVQDVSTLKELERLREEWTSVVAHDLRQPVNVITLAAGMLAETRVPLPEDKRRWAIASIGRSAGTLDRMIGDLLDASRIEARRITVERREASLATLVRDVVDRVPGAGACCDVDVAPGADRAVLADPVRIEQVLTNLLTNALKYGEPGARIGVRLVPREREVEAIVTNRGPGIPPDELPKLFRRFERTRSARAGRERGIGLGLYLSKGLIEAHGGRIWAESTPGAETSFHFTVPYAPRAQAELAHA from the coding sequence ATGCGCGCGATCGGGAAGCACGCCGAGGCGCTCGGGCGAGCCGTGCTGGCGATGTTGCCGCCCGCGCTCGTCCTCGTGCTCCAGCTCGCGGTGTGGCGCCTCTTCGAGCCCTACGCGTGGTTCATGTTCGTCCCGGCGCTGTTCCTCAGCGCGCGCGTCGCGCGGCCCCGCGTGGCGATCCTCGTCAGCGCGGCGACGACGCTCGCGATCTGGTGGTTCTTCGTCCCGCCGTACGGAGCGCTCGGAAAAGACGCGCGACACGCTCTGCCGGCGATCGTGTTCTTCTCGACCGCGATCGTGTTCAGCGCGTTCCACGAGCGCCTGCGCCGCGCGCGCAACGCGAAGAGCGCCGCGCGGGACGCCGAGTCGCGGCTCGCGTCGCTCGTCGAGCAGGCGCCCGACGGCGTCTTCGTCGCGGACCTCGAAGGCCGCTACGTCGACGTCAATCCGTCCGCCTGCCGCATGCTCGGCTACACGCGCGACGAGCTCCTCGGCATGAGCATCGTCGACCTGCTGCGGCCCGAGGACGTGCCGCGGCTGCGTGCGTCGCGCGAGCGTCTGCTCGACGGTCGCATCGAGGTCGGCGAGTGGCTCCTCCGCCGCAAGGACGGGGTGCTCGTGCCGGTCGAGGTCAGCGCGCGCATCCCGCCCCGCGGCCGATGGCAGGCCGTCGTGCGCGACGTGAGCGAGCGCCACCGCATCGAGCGCGAGCTCCGAGAGCGACAGGCCGACCTGCGGAGCGCGCAGGCGCTCGCGAAGATCGGCAGCTGGCGCGTCGACGTGACCCGCGGCGAGATCGTGTGGTCCGAGGAGACGCATCGCATCTTCGGCACGCCGCGCGGGACCGAGCTCTCGTACGAGACGTTCCTCGACGCGGTGCACCCCGACGATCGCGAGTACGTCGATCGCATGTGGCGCGCGGCGATGCAGGGCGCGCACTACGACATCGAGCATCGCTTGTTGATCGACGGCGAGGTGAAGTGGGTGCGCGAGCGCGCCGAGCTCGTCGTCGACGAGCAAGGCCAGGTGCACGGCGGGATCGGGACCACGCAGGACGTCACGGACCGCAAGCGCATCGAGCTCGCGCTGCAGGACGCGGAGCGGCGCGCCGTCGAGAGCGCGAACCGCATCCGCGCGCTCTCCGACGCCGCGGCCGCGATCAACGACGCGGTGGCGCGACTGCCCGATGCGAGCGTCGAGAGCGTCATGGACGTGATCGGCGCGCAGGCGCGCCTCCTCGTCGGCACGCAGTACGTCGCGATCGGCGTGGGCACCGATCCCAGCGCGCCCTTCGAGCACTGGATCGAGCTCGGCACGATCCCCGAGCACGTGAGCGCCGCGGGCAGAGCCGTGCTCCGCGTCCCGATCCGCCACCGCGGCGGCATCGTCGGCGACCTCTTCCTCGCCCGCGAGCACGACGCGCCGCCGTTCACCGACGACGACGAGCGGCTCGTCGATCTGCTCGCATCGCGCGCCGGCGCCGCGCTCGAGATCGCGCGCCTCTACCGCAAGGTCGCGCTCTCGCGCGCGTGGATGCACACCGTCGTCGATCAGATGCCCGAGGGCGTCCTGCTGCTCGACGCGAGCGGGCACGTCGTCGCCGACAACCGGAGCCTGCGCGCCTACGCGCCTGCCGGCGAGCGCGCGCGCGATCCCTTCGGCAACCCGGTGCCGCTCGATCTCCTGTGCGCGGACGGGCAGTCGCTCGCGCCCGACGAGATGCCCTACGTCGCCGCGATCGTGCGTGGAGAGCGCTTCGCAGGCCGTGAGCACCAGGTGCGCCGCCGCGACGGAAGCGTCGTCGCGGTGCTCGTCGGCGTGTCGCCGGTCCTCTCCGACGCGGGGGAGCTCACCGGCGCGGTGATGATCGTGCAGGACGTCTCGACGCTGAAGGAGCTCGAGCGCCTGCGCGAGGAGTGGACCTCGGTGGTCGCGCACGATCTGCGTCAGCCGGTGAACGTGATCACGCTCGCGGCGGGCATGCTCGCCGAGACGCGCGTGCCGCTCCCCGAGGACAAGCGGAGGTGGGCGATCGCGTCGATCGGCCGCTCCGCGGGGACGCTCGATCGCATGATCGGCGATCTGCTCGACGCGTCGCGGATCGAGGCACGCAGGATCACCGTCGAGCGTCGTGAGGCGTCGCTCGCGACGCTCGTGCGCGACGTCGTCGATCGCGTGCCGGGCGCCGGTGCGTGCTGCGACGTCGACGTCGCGCCGGGCGCCGATCGCGCCGTGCTCGCCGACCCGGTGCGCATCGAGCAGGTGCTGACGAACCTGCTGACGAACGCGCTCAAGTACGGCGAGCCGGGCGCGCGCATCGGCGTGCGGCTGGTGCCGCGCGAGCGCGAGGTCGAGGCGATCGTGACGAACCGCGGCCCCGGCATTCCGCCCGACGAGCTGCCCAAGCTCTTCCGCCGGTTCGAGCGCACGCGCTCCGCGCGAGCGGGACGAGAGCGCGGCATCGGTCTCGGCCTCTACCTGAGCAAGGGCCTGATCGAGGCGCACGGCGGGCGCATCTGGGCGGAGAGCACGCCGGGCGCGGAGACCAGCTTCCACTTCACGGTGCCCTACGCTCCGCGCGCACAGGCCGAGCTCGCGCACGCGTGA
- a CDS encoding DUF2277 domain-containing protein, with amino-acid sequence MCRNIKVLFNFEPPATEEEIRAASLQFVRKLSGFNAPSKANEAAFQKAVDDVAEVARELLVSLTTNAAPRDRDVEAEKARERNRIRFGRE; translated from the coding sequence ATGTGCCGCAACATCAAGGTGCTCTTCAACTTCGAGCCGCCCGCGACCGAAGAGGAGATCCGCGCTGCGTCGCTGCAGTTCGTGCGGAAGCTGAGCGGGTTCAACGCACCGTCGAAGGCGAACGAGGCCGCGTTCCAGAAGGCCGTCGACGACGTCGCGGAGGTCGCGCGCGAGCTGCTCGTCTCGCTCACGACGAACGCCGCGCCGCGCGATCGCGACGTCGAGGCCGAGAAGGCGCGCGAGCGGAACCGGATCCGCTTCGGCCGCGAATGA
- a CDS encoding endo alpha-1,4 polygalactosaminidase, which produces MKRLGIAIVVLGLSACGGDDDDGATPIDAAVPDAAVMDGATRGPDAARPGDDAATARDGGSADEPRLPPANAGFDYQLGGAYAPPSGVQIVSRDRTEALAEGLYNLCYVNGFQAQPDASEWWLAEHPDLVLRDASGDPVIDRDWDEMLLDTRTPEKRAALAEIVGGWIEQCADDGFDAIEIDNLDSYARSEGLLTQDQAVAFMRLLSDVAHGRGLAIAQKNSTELLARRDEMGTDFAVAEECNRYDECGDYVDAYGDGVLVIEYREADFTAGCADFPDLSIVLRDLDLVPLGEAGYVRDDC; this is translated from the coding sequence ATGAAGCGTCTCGGCATCGCGATCGTGGTGCTCGGTCTCTCGGCGTGCGGCGGCGACGATGACGACGGCGCGACGCCGATCGACGCGGCCGTCCCCGACGCGGCGGTGATGGACGGCGCGACGCGCGGTCCAGACGCCGCGCGGCCCGGCGACGACGCCGCGACGGCGCGCGACGGAGGCAGCGCCGACGAGCCGCGCTTGCCTCCCGCGAACGCCGGCTTCGACTACCAGCTCGGCGGCGCGTACGCCCCGCCGAGCGGCGTGCAGATCGTCTCGCGTGATCGCACCGAGGCGCTCGCCGAGGGGCTCTACAACCTCTGCTACGTGAACGGCTTCCAGGCCCAGCCCGACGCGTCGGAGTGGTGGCTCGCCGAGCATCCCGACCTCGTGCTGCGCGACGCGAGCGGCGATCCCGTGATCGATCGCGACTGGGACGAGATGCTGCTCGACACGCGCACGCCCGAGAAGCGCGCGGCGCTCGCGGAGATCGTCGGCGGCTGGATCGAGCAGTGCGCGGACGACGGCTTCGACGCGATCGAGATCGACAACCTCGACTCGTACGCGCGCTCGGAAGGGCTGCTCACGCAGGACCAGGCGGTCGCGTTCATGCGTCTGCTCTCGGACGTCGCGCACGGGCGTGGGCTCGCGATCGCGCAGAAGAACTCGACCGAGCTGCTCGCGCGGCGCGACGAGATGGGCACCGACTTCGCGGTCGCCGAGGAGTGCAATCGCTACGACGAGTGCGGCGACTACGTCGACGCGTACGGCGACGGAGTGCTCGTGATCGAGTATCGCGAGGCCGACTTCACCGCGGGATGCGCGGACTTCCCGGACCTCTCGATCGTGCTGCGCGACCTCGATCTCGTGCCGCTCGGCGAAGCGGGCTACGTGCGCGACGACTGTTGA